The Spirosoma sp. SC4-14 DNA window AAAAGCAGATGCGGTTCCTGCCTTTCGGCGCATTCTTGTTGTTACCAAAATGCGTAATGCATCTGACAGCTATGTTCAGGAGTTGGCTCAGTCATTCCCTGCAAACTATGAGGTATGCACGGTGGCCCTGAGTCCATTATCATTCGACAATCCCGATGAAACTATCCGCAAGCAGGCAGCAGCCTGCCGAAGCGATGTAATTTTAACGCTTGAACTCAGTAAAACAGGGCATATAAGCCGGTATAACCGATTCGATTACGCTTATAATGCCGAAATGACCTCAGCCTCAACCGGAGAGCCTTTCTGGAAAGCCATTATCTCGGTCGATCCGCGTTATGGCGCAAAAATTCCTCCCCGCAGCCTGGTAAAACGACTACTCACCGATCACATTATCGACGGTAAGCTTCCGACCCAATCCCTACAGGCCTTCAATGGAGAGAATATCAATCGTTGAGGTTTGAATATTCCGCACTCGGGCAAATACACCCGTTCCGTTGCTACCGCCTTTCAGGTCGGTATTGCCTTCCAGGGTTTCAACTACATCGCCCAAAACGGCCGTAACGATTCCGGTATGGTACCAATCGTCGTTCGTTGGGTTGCGTAGTATAAACACATCGCCGGGCCGAATGCGGGCCGGGTTTCTGCGCACCATCTCGCTTTTTGCCAACCGACCGGTTTCAATAGCAGCCATTGCCATGGTATCGCAGCTCAGGGTTTGGGGCATGATTGCCGTAAAACTCCGACCGTAGGCCGACGCAGCCTGATCCAGAATGGTCTGAACAAAGCCAACGCACCATTTAAATGGCGATCCGTCGTAGCCATCGCAATAGCCCCGCACCCAGGGGCCAAGATTTTGCCCGTCGTCGGTCTGAATTTCGGCCGATCGTTGGCTCAGGTGCGCCTTCGCAATTTTAACGACCGCTTTACGGATATCTTTGTCGCTCGGCTTCGTCTGAAAAGCGGTTGCCAGCGGAGCACTCAATAGCGAAAAAACATCAGCCGTAACGACCCCGGTTTTCGAGAGTTTCAATACAGCCTGAAAATTCTGCACCGCTCGTTCGGTAGCTGGGCCAAACTGCCCATCCATGG harbors:
- a CDS encoding peptidoglycan-binding protein, translating into MIKTSYQKELLFSNPLTKGNLGADVRRIQEWLCLNALRFPKAALTTAMDGQFGPATERAVQNFQAVLKLSKTGVVTADVFSLLSAPLATAFQTKPSDKDIRKAVVKIAKAHLSQRSAEIQTDDGQNLGPWVRGYCDGYDGSPFKWCVGFVQTILDQAASAYGRSFTAIMPQTLSCDTMAMAAIETGRLAKSEMVRRNPARIRPGDVFILRNPTNDDWYHTGIVTAVLGDVVETLEGNTDLKGGSNGTGVFARVRNIQTSTIDILSIEGL